From the genome of Schistocerca gregaria isolate iqSchGreg1 unplaced genomic scaffold, iqSchGreg1.2 ptg001449l, whole genome shotgun sequence, one region includes:
- the LOC126332402 gene encoding uncharacterized protein LOC126332402 yields the protein MINSLVLMQQFSVILILVTVFFLMANYRISPYYLNLSSLVATVSGLIAYAFASRLYQQRGIMFFLGYSVNFAGYVFGLYISSPLLCSLTDMISDGTISVLSTFLLIVHLIFQDYAYLNYPSTSYERQLPINEDVRRTGIGQSSLDLYSKVLQSNQFNHLNSYLSSITGTCQTLKFSTRLTNSNNSNSPSFLKYRAPVSLNAATLASLMLASRLRTHTQSFSILVLSIILFALVPIFTHHMRQYCSYGKIIIPIFLSVLATFLCYALSNTLTLIFLFIGIFTIFVSPLCMKWMQHYKNEIRGPWDEAIPSTRL from the exons ATGATAAACAGCTTGGTTTTGATGCAACAGTTCTCAGTAATTTTGATTCTGGTAACAGTTTTTTTTCTCATGGCGAACTATCGAATCTCGCCTTACTACTTGAACCTGTCGAGCCTAGTGGCTACTGTTTCTGGGCTAATCGCCTATGCATTTGCCTCAC GTTTATACCAACAACGTGGAATTATGTTTTTTTTGGGATACTCTGTTAATTTCGCTGGATACGTCTTCGGCCTGTATATATCATCCCCATTGCTGTGCTCGCTGACAGACATGATTTCGGATGGAACTATCAGTGTTTTGTCAACTTTCTTATTGATTGTGCACTTGATTTTCCAAGACTATGCATACCTCAATTATCCATCTACCAGCTATGAACGACAACTGCCGATTAACGAAGATGTGAGGAGAACAGGAATTGGACAGAGCTCATTGGATTTATATTCAAAAGTATTGCAGTCGAATCAATTCAATCATCTCAATTCATATCTTTCTTCAATAACAGGCACCTGTCAAACACTCAAATTCTCGACTCGGCTTACTAATAGCAATAATAGCAATTCTCCTTCCTTCTTGAAATACCGCGCGCCTGTATCACTCAATGCAGCTACATTAGCCTCACTCATGCTGGCATCTCGCCTTAGAACCCATACTCAATCGTTTTCTATTCTTGTGCTTTCTATCATCTTATTCGCTTTGGTTCCTATCTTTACCCATCATATGCGTCAATATTGTAGTTACGGGAAAATCATCATTCCTATCTTCCTCAGCGTTCTGGCCACATTCCTATGTTACGCACTCTCTAACACTCTGACATTAATTTTCCTCTTCATTGGTATCTTCACCATCTTCGTTTCACCTCTGTGTATGAAGTGGATGCAACACTACAAAAA CGAAATTCGTGGACCTTGGGATGAAGCCATCCCCAGTACGCGACTGTAA
- the LOC126332395 gene encoding coiled-coil domain-containing protein 93 homolog — MSTSMHHSLTNSACKGTNSEAYEAIMSQFVSRGYFRPLIKTLEPFDKIMGGLMWTINKLLTEGVELIEGLRLADKTFLAEYTVLALKYLNCPFPISCQQIIFLDYNALQPIVSWLLQSMGTFEDEDRIILERWQQYELSHHFKMYPPVQSIIGLSISRKRYSISPHLSRKIETPPMAFWRPRTTQKINHDICPIDVYEIHSKPRRLDTSNFRRDPHPFVPAIFWPCYGFSVNQIPSINQTPVNRKKLLSLILPQLRHLSDLFLSYKKCFSPISAPSKHHTELFASKSIDLSHLLHPIQTITNQLSPSHLHRLLSLAALNARLSSDIVKFESYRSQSQKIFDHLLHNLLSQIQHSHLDSSILSLQSKLDSLTHLFRSKSHRIAQLRYLLDQVPPRAELSQYQLYFLELFDALSRKLVHSKQVIILHNVTLDIRSYLQHFLSLLSFIDQQISTSSSSNYLNVLSNALDNTKRSVSTTLDRLLRDSESHLLSIQIFQQDIASLLSIESQANSLFHSFQQSCNNTEAP; from the exons ATGAGCACTTCTATGCATCACTCGCTGACTAACTCGGCATGTAAGGGAACCAATTCAGAAGCCTATGAGGCAATCATGTCACAGTTCGTGTCGAGAGGCTATTTCCGGCCTCTCATTAAGACTTTAGAACCCTTTGATAAG ATCATGGGCGGACTTATGTGGACTATAAACAAACTCTTGACGGAAGGCGTAGAATTAATCGAGGGTCTAAGATTGGCTGACAAAACATTTCTGGCAGAATACACCGTTCTCGCACTCAAATACTTAAATTGCCCATTTCCTATAtcatgtcaacaaattatttttttggaCTATAATGCGCTTCAGCCAATCGTTTCATGGCTGCTACAGTCTATGGGCACATTTGAAGATGAAGATAGAATTATTTTGGAGAGGTGGCAACAATATGAACTTTCACACCATTTCAAAATGTACCCACCTGTTCAAAGCATAATTGGCCTCTCCATCTCCAGAAAGCGATATTCGATATCCCCACATTTGTCACGTAAAATAGAAACTCCTCCAATGGCATTTTGGAGGCCAAGAACCACTCAAAAAATCAATCACGATATTTGTCCTATCGATGTCTATGAAATTCATTCTAAACCAAGACGTCTAGATACATCAAACTTCAGACGAGACCCACACCCTTTCGTCCCTGCTATATTCTGGCCTTGTTATGGATTCTCTGTCAACCAAATCCCGTCAATAAATCAGACTCCTGTGAATCGTAAAAAATTGCTATCTCTCATCCTTCCTCAGCTTCGTCATCTCTCCGACTTGTTTCTATCTTATAAAAAATGCTTCAGTCCTATTTCCGCGCCTTCCAAACATCACACTGAACTTTTCGCATCCAAAAGCATTGATTTATCTCATTTACTACATCCCATTCAAACCATCACCAATCAACTTTCACCTTCCCACCTCCATCGACTTCTAAGTCTAGCTGCTCTTAATGCCAGACTTTCATCGGATATCGTTAAATTCGAATCATACCGCTCACAATCTCAGAAAATATTCGACCACCTTCTCCATAATCTTCTCTCTCAAATTCAACACTCTCATCTCGACTCGTCCATTTTGTCTCTCCAATCAAAACTAGATTCTTTGACTCATCTATTTCGTTCTAAATCACATCGTATCGCTCAGCTCCGATACTTGCTCGATCAAGTCCCCCCTCGTGCCGAACTTTCTCAATACCAACTCTACTTCTTGGAGTTGTTTGATGCGCTATCTCGTAAACTCGTCCATTCTAAACAGGTGATTATTCTGCATAATGTTACCCTGGATATCCGTTCTTATTTGCAGCATTTCCTATCCCTCTTGTCCTTCATAGACCAGCAAATTTCCACCAGTTCCTCTAGCAATTATCTCAACGTCCTCTCCAACGCCCTAGACAACACCAAGCGCAGTGTCTCTACCACTCTGGACCGTCTCCTTCGCGACTCCGAATCCCACCTATTGTCTATTCAAATCTTCCAACAAGACATCGCCTCTCTCCTCTCTATTGAGTCCCAAGCAAACTCGCTGTTTCACTCCTTCCAGCAATCCTGTAACAATACCGAAGCGCCATAA
- the LOC126332396 gene encoding uncharacterized protein LOC126332396 — MAIKDEVDINDLAAYDSEDDVIDEPEKEIGKKEHHGTVSAVSFRDFLLKPELLRAIGECGFETPSEVQQECIPRAITGTDVICQAKSGMGKTAVFVLSVLQRINPVEKQVACIILCHTRELAHQIKNEFDRFKKYLPSVKTAVFFGGTPISTHRNQLKTEVPHIVVGTPGRTLQLVQEGDLNLKHTQCFILDECDRMLEDVRMRRDVQEIFKITPHDKQVMMFSATLSENLRPICKKFMHDPLEIYINDGSKLTLDGLQQYYVQLEENQKNSKLADILDQLEFNQVVIFVKSIPRASALGLVLNKVNFPAIVVHSRMEQPERIERYRKFKAFDSRILVSTDLFGRGVDFERVNVVVNYDMPIDADTYLHRVARAGRFGTKGVAISFVASEDDAKVINSVQNKLYVNIPAMPKQINPSTYMTA, encoded by the exons ATGGCCATTAAGGACGAGGTAGACATCAATGACTTGGCTGCTTACGACTCGGAGGATGATGTTATCGATGAGCCAGAGAAGGAAATCGGTAAAAA GGAGCATCATGGGACGGTGTCGGCAGTGAGCTTCCGAGACTTTTTGTTGAAACCCGAACTTTTGAGAGCTATAGGCGAATGCGGGTTCGAAACACCATCAGAAG TGCAACAAGAATGTATACCCAGAGCTATCACAGGCACGGACGTGATATGTCAGGCTAAGTCTGGCATGGGAAAGACGGCAGTTTTCGTCCTGTCCGTGCTGCAGAGAATCAATCCGGTAGAGAAGCAGGTAGCGTGCATCATTTTGTGCCACACACGCGAACTGGCACACCAAATTAAGAACGAATTCGacagatttaaaaaatatttgccGTCTGTCAAAACGGCCGTTTTCTTTGGCGGAACGCCTATTTCGACTCATCGAAACCAACTGAAGACAGAGGTTCCCCACATCGTAGTAGGGACGCCGGGACGCACCTTGCAGCTAGTCCAAGAGGGGGACCTAAATTTGAAGCACACTCAATGCTTTATATTGGACGAATGCGACAGAATGTTGGAAGacgtgcgcatgcgcagagatgtccaggaaatattcaaaatcacGCCTCACGACAAGCAGGTAATGATGTTTTCGGCAACGCTGTCTGAAAACCTGAGACCAATATGTAAAAAATTCATGCACGAT CCGCTGGAGATCTATATAAACGATGGCTCGAAGCTGACTTTGGATGGGCTTCAACAATACTACGTCCAGCTTGAGGAGAACCAGAAGAACAGCAAGCTCGCTGACATATTGGACCAGCTGGAATTTAATCAAGTCGTGATCTTCGTTAAGAGCATTCCAAGGGCCAGCGCGCTAGGCTTGGTGCTGAACAAAGTCAATTTCCCGGCCATTGTCGTCCATAGCAGAATGGAGCAACCAGAGAGGATAGAAAGAtatcgaaaattcaaagcgttcgaCTCCAGAATTCTGGTGTCTACAGACTTGTTTGGACGCGGCGTCGACTTTGAAAGAGTCAATGTCGTGGTCAACTATGACATGCCGATCGACGCTGACACTTATTTGCATCGCGTCGCGCGCGCGGGAAGGTTCGGCACAAAAGGCGTTGCAATTTCGTTTGTTGCCAGCGAAGATGACGCAAAAGTCATTAATAGCGTCCAAAACAAGTTATATGTCAACATTCCTGCTATGCCTAAGCAAATCAACCCTTCTACTTATATGACAGCTTAG
- the LOC126332393 gene encoding DNA-directed RNA polymerase I subunit rpa1-like, with translation MAMERLIATHRITGASFGILSDEEVRKITVKNIDNENSVSRLMIPLEGGLYDPAMGPTDKDSKCETCGLFELYCPGHYGRIELLVPLYNPLVFPELYRILQMICLNCHAFFMDQKLAMMYGEALHELNGGNVESALERVEDLENWREVSFAERGGGEMALRLKMNKNTLEMREWLIKRFFKSQPTKGCENCGACRLKLVKENNAQIMVRRKSKKLMSEQWKKGVRFESALGEEGVSRWMFYEGEAKEERGEEYNQRVLYPNEVRGIMERAWKRNEVLVREIWSSLSRESRGAILTRRSSYEQFFLTVVPVPPNRFRPMNVAGSMVSENVQNANYKRLLLAMKRMGELFREGEGESRESQKGYWWREMQVVVNDLFDSGMSVSILNKPPGVKQVIEKKDGLFRQNMMGKRVDFAGRSVITPDPYLSTSEIGVPMVFAKHLYYSEPVTTYNVNRLREMVINGPDVYPGANAVEDESGRVVPLRGDRSKRVGLANLLLKPCVEERPGAGGEASCWGGAKRVHRHLVDGDMLIVNRQPTLHKPSMMTHYARVLKGENTIRLHYSNCSTYNADFDGDEMNLHFLQNEMARAEAYTISMSDEQYIVPKDGTPIRGLIQDYIVSGVLLTKKDTFLTREEFQQLYCCGSGRWRMRPPAILKPRALWTGKQLVTALLEYLLRDEEPLNLCGKSAIPGEMWGESVEEGQVLVSRNYLATGSLGKNQFGAKKHGLVHAVYELYSARMAGRLLTILGRLLIAWLQHAGFTCGIDDLQLTARADGVRHRLQRWDQERSWRVAGLFLNVIDAEDAALSARDVQKIEQSMRKVYQQPELYAKWDAFMISRVSRVTSATIDACIPGGQMKPFPANNLSLMTVSGAKGSRVNFAQIACLLGQQELEGRRAPLMETYRCLPSFAPYDLSARASGYITDRFFSGVQPQEYFFHCMAGREGLIDTAVKTSRSGYLQRTIIKNLESLVVQYDYTVRDAADGCVIQFQYGEDGMDVCKSGYLQAFDFYRENLRAAKKVLGYEDAMATLQRLERPAREADEDGRIRWLWGWGEREIPRGAERVRSEAMADPGEMVGVLAGQSVGEPSTQMTLNTFHLAGRSEVNVTLGIPRLRELIQTDGSIKTPSMVLPLRSAVTQRDAERLVKQLQKISMSQLILHVTVVEELCSNSAGNLRVYRIRADLDPSTLADWYLPWTLVETRIGEFVELLVQRVDRQLQSNIRRQKVVYKSQAKEFSEYEEEWTAEQERSVKAVKNREDEGNDQAERKKRSSDTQVYEEEEEEPEEEHASVDGNENYAEEAEPSDFSIDPPLLSDDDGNFKHGPSSLEIDKSSFFFTFTLCYPASTPKILLVSLIDDLSSLHVVRQVPGIEKAALIHHPSAPSEDGSVLSIQTAGINFGHIFQHHHLFLLNSISTNDVRAIYKVYGIEAARRALHAEILSVFQAYGILVDSRHLSLVSDYMTHSGSIRAMTRFGITTNASPFLKMSYETTTKVLTNSVIYGEYDNACSPSAALVLGLVPSVGTGMCEVRCKI, from the exons ATGGCGATGGAGCGACTGATTGCGACCCACCGAATTACGGGGGCTAGTTTTGGGATCCTTTCCGACGAGGAGGTTCGCAAAATCACCGTGAAGAACATAGACAACGAAAATTCGGTCAGTCGGTTGATGATTCCGCTGGAGGGCGGGTTGTATGACCCGGCCATGGGGCCGACTGACAAAGATTCAAA GTGCGAGACGTGCGGGTTGTTCGAGCTGTATTGTCCGGGCCACTACGGGAGGATAGAGTTGCTGGTGCCGCTGTACAACCCGTTGGTGTTTCCGGAGTTGTACCGAATTTTGCAGATGATTTGCCTGAACTGCCACGCGTTTTTCATGGATCAGAAGCTG GCGATGATGTATGGGGAGGCGTTGCACGAGTTGAACGGCGGGAACGTGGAGAGCGCGCTGGAGCGCGTGGAGGACTTGGAGAACTGGAGGGAGGTGAGTTTCGCCGAGAGGGGCGGGGGGGAGATGGCGTTGAGGTTGAAGATGAACAAGAACACGTTGGAGATGAGGGAGTGGCTGATAAAGCGCTTTTTCAAGTCTCAGCCGACGAAGGGGTGCGAGAATTGCGGCGCGTGTAGGTTGAAGTTGGTGAAGGAGAACAACGCGCAGATAATGGTGAGGAGGAAGTCGAAGAAGCTGATGAGCGAGCAGTGGAAGAAGGGGGTGAGGTTCGAGAGCGCGTTGGGCGAGGAGGGCGTGTCCAGGTGGATGTTTTACGAGGGGGAGGCgaaggaggagagaggggaggagtaCAACCAGAGGGTGTTGTACCCGAATGAGGTGAGGGGGATTATGGAGAGGGCGTGGAAGAGGAACGAGGTGTTGGTGAGGGAGATTTGGTCGTCGTTGTCGAGGGAGTCGAGGGGGGCGATTCTGACGAGGAGGAGCAGTTACGAGCAGTTTTTTTTGACGGTGGTACCGGTACCGCCGAACCGGTTTCGCCCGATGAACGTGGCGGGGTCGATGGTGAGCGAGAACGTGCAGAACGCGAATTACAAGAGGTTGCTCTTGGCGATGAAGAGGATGGGGGAGTTGTTTCGAGAGGGCGAGGGTGAGTCTCGGGAGAGCCAGAAGGGTTATTGGTGGAGGGAGATGCAGGTGGTGGTGAACGATTTGTTCGATTCCGGGATGTCGGTGTCGATATTGAACAAGCCTCCGGGAGTGAAGCAGGTGATCGAGAAGAAGGACGGGTTGTTTCGGCAAAACATGATGGGGAAGAGGGTGGATTTCGCGGGTCGTTCGGTGATTACGCCGGACCCTTATTTGTCGACGAGCGAGATTGGCGTGCCGATGGTGTTTGCGAAGCACTTGTATTATTCGGAGCCCGTGACGACGTACAACGTGAATCGCCTGAGGGAGATGGTGATCAACGGCCCGGACGTGTACCCGGGAGCGAACGCGGTGGAGGACGAGTCGGGGAGGGTGGTGCCGCTGAGGGGGGACCGGAGCAAGCGAGTGGGCCTGGCGAATTTGTTGCTGAAGCCGTGCGTGGAGGAGAGGCCGGGAGCGGGGGGCGAGGCGTCGTGTTGGGGAGGCGCGAAGCGAGTGCACCGCCACTTGGTGGACGGGGACATGTTGATAGTGAACAGGCAGCCCACGCTGCACAAGCCGTCGATGATGACTCACTACGCGAGGGTGTTGAAGGGGGAGAACACGATCAGGTTGCATTACAGCAATTGCAGCACGTACAACGCCGATTTCGACGGAGACGAGATGAACTTGCACTTTTTGCAGAACGAGATGGCGCGCGCGGAGGCGTACACGATATCGATGAGCGACGAGCAGTACATCGTGCCCAAGGACGGGACGCCGATTCGCGGGCTGATACAGGACTACATAGTGAGCGGCGTGCTGCTGACGAAGAAGGACACGTTTTTGACGCGGGAGGAGTTCCAGCAGCTCTACTGCTGCGG GTCGGGGAGGTGGAGGATGAGGCCGCCGGCCATCTTGAAGCCCCGCGCGCTTTGGACGGGGAAGCAGCTGGTGACGGCGCTGCTGGAATACCTGTTGCGGGACGAGGAGCCGTTGAACCTTTGCGGGAAGTCGGCGATTCCCGGCGAGATGTGGGGGGAGAGCGTGGAGGAGGGACAGGTCCTGGTTAGCCGGAACTACTTGGCGACGGGCTCGCTCGGGAAGAACCAGTTTGGCGCGAAGAAGCACGGGTTGGTGCACGCCGTGTATGAGCTGTATTCGGCGAGGATGGCGGGACGGCTGCTGACGATACTGGGTCGGTTGTTGATTGCGTGGCTGCAACACGCGGGGTTCACGTGCGGGATCGACGACTTGCAGCTGACGGCGCGAGCGGACGGGGTGCGCCACAGGCTGCAGCGGTGGGACCAGGAGCGCTCGTGGAGGGTGGCGGGCCTGTTTTTGAACGTGATCGACGCGGAGGACGCGGCGCTGTCGGCGCGCGACGTGCAGAAGATCGAGCAGAGCATGAGGAAGGTGTACCAGCAGCCCGAGCTGTACGCGAAGTGGGACGCGTTCATGATCAGTCGGGTGTCGCGGGTGACTTCGGCGACGATTGACGCCTGCATTCCGGGAGGTCAGATGAAGCCCTTTCCCGCGAACAACTTGAGCTTGATGACGGTGAGCGGCGCCAAGGGGTCTCGCGTGAACTTCGCTCAGATCGCGTGCTTGCTGGGGCAGCAGGAGCTAGAGGGTCGTCGGGCGCCGCTGATGGAGACGTATCGGTGCTTGCCGTCGTTCGCGCCGTACGACTTGTCGGCGCGCGCGTCGGGCTACATCACGGACCGCTTCTTCAGCGGCGTGCAGCCGCAGGAGTACTTCTTCCACTGCATGGCCGGGCGAGAGGGCCTGATCGACACGGCGGTGAAGACGTCGCGGTCGGGCTACCTGCAGCGGACGATCATCAAGAACTTGGAGAGCCTGGTCGTCCAGTACGACTACACGGTTCGGGACGCGGCGGACGGGTGCGTGATCCAGTTCCAGTACGGCGAGGACGGGATGGACGTGTGCAAGTCCGGGTACTTGCAGGCGTTCGACTTTTACAGGGAGAACCTGCGCGCGGCGAAGAAGGTGCTGGGGTACGAGGACGCGATGGCGACGCTGCAGCGGCTGGAGCGGCCCGCGCGCGAGGCGGACGAGGACGGCCGGATTCGGTGGCTTTGGGGGTGGGGTGAGCGAGAAATACCACGCGGCGCTGAGCGAGTACGTTCGGA GGCGATGGCCGATCCGGGGGAGATGGTGGGCGTGCTGGCCGGCCAGTCGGTGGGAGAGCCGTCCACGCAGATGACGCTGAACACGTTCCACCTCGCCGGCCGCAGCGAGGTGAACGTGACTCTGGGGATACCGCGGCTCCGCGAGCTGATTCAGACCGACGGGTCGATCAAGACTCCCAGCATGGTGCTGCCCCTTCGAAGCGCGGTGACCCAGCGCGACGCGGAGCGCCTGGTCAAGCAGCTGCAGAAGATCAGCATGAGCCAGCTGATTCTGCACGTGACGGTGGTAGAGGAGCTGTGCTCGAACTCCGCCGGCAACCTGCGGGTCTATCGCATTCGCGCGGACCTGGACCCGTCCACGCTGGCGGACTGGTACCTCCCCTGGACGCTGGTCGAGACGCGAATCGGCGAATTCGTCGAGCTGCTGGTCCAGCGCGTGGACAGGCAACTGCAATCGAACATCCGGCGCCAGAAAGTGGTGTACAAGAGCCAGGCGAAGGAGTTCAGCGAGTACGAGGAGGAATGGACGGCCGAACAGGAGCGCTCGGTCAAGGCCGTCAAGAACCGAGAAGACGAAGGCAACGACCAAGCGGAGAGGAAAAAGCGCTCCAGCGACACCCAAGTatacgaagaagaagaagaggaacccGAAGAAGAGCACGCGTCCGTCGACGGCAACGAAAACTACGCTGAAGAAGCCGAGCCATCCGACTTTTCCATTGATCCGCCCCTCTTGAGCGACGACGACGGCAACTTCAAGCACGGCCCGTCTTCTCTGGAAATCGACAAGAGttcgttcttcttcacattcacgctTTGCTATCCCGCCAGCACGCCCAAAATCCTTCTTGTCAGTCTCATCGACGACCTCAGCTCTCTCCACGTCGTGCGACAAGTCCCGGGCATCGAAAAGGCCGCGCTCATCCACCACCCCTCCGCCCCCTCCGAAGACGGCTCTGTGCTCAGCATTCAGACCGCCGGCATCAACTTCGGCCACATTTTCCAGCACCACCACCTGTTCCTTCTGAACTCCATTTCCACCAACGACGTCCGCGCCATCTACAAGGTCTACGGCATCGAGGCCGCCCGTCGCGCGCTCCACGCGGAGATTCTGAGCGTCTTCCAAGCCTACGGCATCCTCGTGGACTCGCGACACCTCTCGCTGGTCTCCGACTACATGACCCACTCGGGGTCCATCCGCGCAATGACGCGCTTCGGCATCACCACCAACGCCAGCCCCTTTCTGAAAATGTCCTACGAAACCACCACCAAAGTGCTCACCAACTCCGTCATCTACGGCGAGTACgacaacgcctgctcgcccagcGCCGCCCTGGTCTTGGGACTGGTCCCGTCCGTCGGCACCGGCATGTGTGAGGTTCGGTGCAAAATCTAA